CGGCAAGGTCGAAATCAAGGATCTCGCACCGGAACTGCGCCAGGCCCTGCAGGACATCCAGCCCGGCGGCGTGAGCCAGCCCGTGCAGCTCGACGGCAAGCCCGTCCTGCTCACCATCGGCTCCGAAGGCGCCGCGGCCCAGGCCCCGGCAGCCTCCAGCGTGCCGTCGCTGGAAAGCGTGCATGACGAGATCCAGGAGCGCATCTACCGCGCCAAACTGGAGAAGCAGTTCACCGAATACATGGACAAGCTGCGCGCCAAGTCCGTCATTAAAATCAATCTTTGATCCAACTGAGGCTGTTGTAAGGACTACCAATGACCCTCGAGGAAATGGGCGCTCTGCTGCGCCAGGAGCGGGAACGCCTGGGCATCAGCCTTGAGCAGGCCGCTACAGAGATCAAGATCAGCAAAAAGTACTTGGTCGCCCTTGAGGAAGGGCGCACCAAGGAATTGCCGCATCCCGTCTACGCCAAGGGATTCGTCAAGAATTACGCCAAGCTGGTGGGCCTTGATCCCGAGGAAATGGGGAAGGCGCTCTCCAGCCACTACCGCGCAGACGACGACCCCGTGCGCGAGACTCACCAACGTGTGGAGTCACGAGAGATGCCCGCTCCCCTGCGGGATCGCAAGTTGTCCGTGCCTTCCATCTCCACTGGCTCCGGGTTCCGGCCTTCGATGTGGCTCGGGCTGCCGCTGCTTCTGGTGTTTGGCGGGCTGGTTTGGTTTTTCTTCTTTTCCGGCTTCAATATGAGCCTCCCCCTGGACGAGATGCAGAAGCTGTTCAGTTCCGCGGAGAAGGCCACGCAGCAGCCCGCGCCTCAGGCCCCGGCCGCGCCGAAGCCCGCGGAGCCCGCCAAGCCGGCGCCCCAGAAGCCCGAAACCGAGGCCAAGCCCCAGGCCGCCTCCGGCGAGCCCTCTCCCGCACGCGACGTGCTGGCCACGGGAACCTCCGCGCCCAAGGCCCCGGCCGTGCAGGAAGGCGCCGCCTCAGGGCAGGACGTCTCCCCCGCGGCCCTTGCCGCCGAGGCGGGCTTCGGCACGTCCGGCAAGCAGGGTGTGGAGTTGAACGCCACGCAGCCCTCCCGCCTGGAGGTCACCCTCGAGAACGGCCAGTCCCGCACGTTCACCCTGCTCAAGGGGCAGCGTCTGGCCCTGCGCTTCAACGACAAGGTCACCGTGCGCTTCCTGAGCGCCGGGGCCGTGGGCGTCAAGCTCAACGGCAAGGATTATCCGCTGGAGGGCGGCAAGCTGGAAGGGCGGACCGTCAGCTTCCCCTAGCGCATGGAATCCACGGAAAAAGCCCTGGTGCTCAAGGTCGGGCGGTTCAGGGAGGTGGACGCCTGGGTGCGGCTGTTCTCGCCGCGCAAAGGGGTGTTCAACGCGTTCGCCTTCGGCGGCTCCGTGAGCCGCAGGCGCTTCCTCGGCTGCCTGGACCCGTTCAACGTTGTGAATTTCAAGGTGAAGTCCCAGGGGGGCACAGGCTACACCTATCTGCTGGAAGGCTCGCTCATCGCGTCCCACCCGCGCCTGCGCCAGGACGGCGAACGTCTGGGCATGGCCGTAAACTGCCTGAAATTCCTGGATGCCGCTCACCTGGGGCTCCCCGGCAGCGAGGCGGCCTACGACCTGCTGCTGGCCACCCTGGCCGCCCTGGAGGGCTCAGAGTCCTTGAACAGGCTCATGCCGTTGTTCTTCCGGGCGCGCATGGCCTTCGACCAGGGCTTCAAGCCGGACCTGCATTCCTGCGCCCGATGCGCCGTGCCCCTCGCGGAGGCCCAGTCCGCCAGGCTGCTGGTGGAGCAGGGCAGGCTGTACTGCCGCGAATGCGCCCAGTACGGGCGGGGCGCGCAGGCCCACCTCGGGCGCGGGGCCCTCGCCGTGCTGCGGGGGGTGGCCGAGGGCACGGCGGAGCAATGGGCGGACATGGCGCTGGACGCCCAGGCCCGCATGGAGTGCGGGCGCGCCCTGGACCTTTTTGTGGAATATCACCTGGGCTTGACCTGGGACCACGGCTCGTTTAGGCGCATCTGACGCCTTTTACTCCAGAGGAGTCCGCATGCATTTCCAAGACGTCATACTCACCCTGCAGAGCTACTGGGCCAAACAGGGTTGCCTGATCGTCCAGCCCTACGATCTGGAAGTGGGGGCCGGAACCTTCAATCCTTCCACGTTCTTCCGCGTCATCGGCCCCGAACCCTGGAGGGTCGCCTACGTGGAGCCTTCGCGCCGCCCCACCGACGGCCGCTACGGCGAGAACCCCAACCGTCTGCAGCACTATTACCAGTTCCAGGTGATCCTGAAGCCTTCGCCCGACAACGTGCAGAACCTCTATCTGGAGAGCCTGCGCGCCCTGGGCATCCCCCCCGAGGCCCACGACATCCGCTTCGTGGAGGACGACTGGGAGTCCCCCACGCTGGGCGCCTCCGGCCTTGGCTGGGAGGTCTGGCTCAACGGCATGGAGGTCACCCAGTTCACCTACTTCCAGCAGGTGGGCGGCATCGAGCTTTCGCCGGTGTCCGTGGAGATCACCTACGGCCTGGAGCGCATCTCCATGTACCTTCAGGAGAAGGAGTCCGTGTACGACCTCTCCTGGAACGGGCAGGTCACCTACGGGCAGGTGCATCACCAGGGCGAGGTGGAGCACTCGAAGTACAACTTCGAGCTCTCCGACGCCAAGATGCTGCTGAACTTCTTCAATTCCTGCGAAGCCGAGTGCAAGCGCCTCTGCGATGAAGGGCTGCCCTGGCCCGCCTATGATTACTGCCTGCGCTGCTCGCACACGT
The window above is part of the Fundidesulfovibrio soli genome. Proteins encoded here:
- the glyQ gene encoding glycine--tRNA ligase subunit alpha, whose protein sequence is MHFQDVILTLQSYWAKQGCLIVQPYDLEVGAGTFNPSTFFRVIGPEPWRVAYVEPSRRPTDGRYGENPNRLQHYYQFQVILKPSPDNVQNLYLESLRALGIPPEAHDIRFVEDDWESPTLGASGLGWEVWLNGMEVTQFTYFQQVGGIELSPVSVEITYGLERISMYLQEKESVYDLSWNGQVTYGQVHHQGEVEHSKYNFELSDAKMLLNFFNSCEAECKRLCDEGLPWPAYDYCLRCSHTFNMLQARGAISITERTGYIARVRALASALARLYSEQRRDMGYPLLQR
- the recO gene encoding DNA repair protein RecO, which codes for MESTEKALVLKVGRFREVDAWVRLFSPRKGVFNAFAFGGSVSRRRFLGCLDPFNVVNFKVKSQGGTGYTYLLEGSLIASHPRLRQDGERLGMAVNCLKFLDAAHLGLPGSEAAYDLLLATLAALEGSESLNRLMPLFFRARMAFDQGFKPDLHSCARCAVPLAEAQSARLLVEQGRLYCRECAQYGRGAQAHLGRGALAVLRGVAEGTAEQWADMALDAQARMECGRALDLFVEYHLGLTWDHGSFRRI
- a CDS encoding helix-turn-helix domain-containing protein — protein: MTLEEMGALLRQERERLGISLEQAATEIKISKKYLVALEEGRTKELPHPVYAKGFVKNYAKLVGLDPEEMGKALSSHYRADDDPVRETHQRVESREMPAPLRDRKLSVPSISTGSGFRPSMWLGLPLLLVFGGLVWFFFFSGFNMSLPLDEMQKLFSSAEKATQQPAPQAPAAPKPAEPAKPAPQKPETEAKPQAASGEPSPARDVLATGTSAPKAPAVQEGAASGQDVSPAALAAEAGFGTSGKQGVELNATQPSRLEVTLENGQSRTFTLLKGQRLALRFNDKVTVRFLSAGAVGVKLNGKDYPLEGGKLEGRTVSFP